Proteins encoded by one window of Arachis hypogaea cultivar Tifrunner chromosome 1, arahy.Tifrunner.gnm2.J5K5, whole genome shotgun sequence:
- the LOC112771359 gene encoding uncharacterized protein — MKTPHNSEDELESNGKSDEFSILKEGQRFGELKLQVGMKFNTKQEFKDVVQEFTIQEERWIKFIKQDSVRCRAVCQVDECCWIEYASRDHEDCCWQIKIFYDDHICPRKNSNRATNRAWLASKLVKKVRKYLNFKQCEAVEYFKSKCDLILHRNSIARALADARNVVYQDEKAQYAMLRDYVETLLKNNLESTVKIGVTPLLDGQIMFEKMYVCLSGCKNRFKAGYRPLIGLDSAFLETQIGGQILSAMAQDANHHIYVITWAIVNIENKENWK; from the coding sequence ATGAAAACTCCTCATAATTCTGAGGATGAATTGGAATCTAATGGGAAGTCAGATGAATTTTCCATTCTCAAAGAGGGTCAAAGATTTGGGGAGTTGAAACTTCAAGTGGGAATGAAATTCAATACCAAACAAGAGTTTAAAGATGTCGTGCAAGAGTTTACTATACAAGAGGAAAGATGGATTAAGTTCATAAAACAAGACAGTGTTAGGTGTCGGGCAGTGTGCCAAGTGGATGAGTGCTGTTGGATTGAGTATGCCTCAAGGGATCATGAGGATTGTTGCTGGCAAATCAAGATATTTTATGATGATCATATATGTCCAAGAAAAAATTCAAACAGGGCTACAAACAGAGCATGGCTGGCTAGTAAGTTAGTTAAAAAGGTTAGGAAGTACCTTAATTTCAAGCAATGTGAGGCTGTAGAGTACTTTAAGTCAAAGTGTGATCTGATTCTACATAGGAATTCAATTGCTCGAGCCTTGGCAGATGCAAGGAATGTTGTTTACCAGGATGAGAAGGCACAATATGCCATGTTAAGGGATTATGTTGAAACTCTTCTGAAAAATAATCTGGAATCTACAGTAAAGATTGGGGTGACTCCACTACTTGATGGACAGATTATGTTTGAGAAGATGTATGTTTGCTTGAGTGGTTGCAAGAACAGGTTTAAAGCTGGGTATCGACCATTAATTGGATTGGATAGTGCATTTCTGGAGACACAAATTGGTGGGCAGATATTATCAGCGATGGCACAAGATGCAAATCATCACATTTATGTGATTACTTGGGCTATAGTTAACATTGAAAACAAGGAGAACTGGAAATAA
- the LOC114925277 gene encoding uncharacterized protein: MPNRVEYAVDLRQQRCDCGEFQVDRIPCRHVLACCANQRLDWQVYVHDVYKMDSVRRVYRARFRPLGNPTTWPAYRGPRFVGNPFLRRVAKGRPKMTRFLNEMDTRMLRGPRKCKQCGAEGHSRSRCRQRGGLSAGAPGE; encoded by the coding sequence ATGCCTAATAGGGTTGAGTATGCAGTTGACCTACGCCAACAGCGGTGCGACTGTGGTGAATTCCAGGTTGACCGAATTCCGTGTCGACATGTTCTAGCTTGCTGTGCAAATCAGCGGTTGGATTGGCAAGTATATGTTCATGACGTATACAAGATGGATTCAGTTCGAAGAGTATACAGGGCGAGGTTTAGACCATTGGGAAATCCTACAACGTGGCCTGCGTATCGTGGTCCACGATTCGTTGGCAATCCGTTCCTCAGACGGGTGGCCAAAGGTCGGCCTAAGATGACCcgcttcttgaatgagatggacacccGCATGTTGCGTGGTCCTAGGAAATGCAAGCAATGCGGTGCCGAGGGCCACAGCCGGAGTAGATGTCGTCAGCGAGGTGGTCTAAGTGCGGGGGCACCCGGAGAGTAG